From Branchiostoma floridae strain S238N-H82 chromosome 5, Bfl_VNyyK, whole genome shotgun sequence:
NNNNNNNNNNNNNNNNNNNNNNNNNNNNNNNNNNNNNNNNNNNNGGCGTCCAGAGAAATGCATGCCTTTTAATTGTGCACTtttgtctaaaagcaccaaatttggcacacacATAGTCAAACATGTTCTAAGCAAATCTAGATATGGAGGCATCTCAATTTCAGCCCAGGAGCACTTTAGCAGCACTTTGAATTTAGAGCCCCCGGAAATGGAATAGCCATTTTGGAGATTTTTTtaaggggaggggcaaaaaactTAACATCGTCGTTTCTTCTTTAAAATTCATAGGTTGGTAGAACTAGTCACTACAACCACCGAAATATGTTTCCTTTTTCAATGTTCAGCTTTGATAGAAAATTATTAGTCCTAAAATCGTATTTTTTTGgagattttttcatcaaaaatataaactttactttccaatatcatgcatttattcacattacctatagggccttgcctgatgatttAGTCTTACTGTGTGTATCATATGCTGCATATCAaactttaaatgatcgaaattcGTCAATGAAATctggagatatgaatgtgtgaaggatgacacatctgccagcttgtagtgacaatatcgttgctcgggccgttgctaaggctgttgctagggaggtttcagatcgtactccacaacaaaactgatacacAGAACTAACTTTTCTGCAGTATTTTGCTCTGAATACAACAGTAAAAGTATAAGGAATAGTCGAAAAATGTTAAACGTTTAGCAGATgcagaaatatgttttttatACGTTGTTTCTATCACAATCATTAGCAAaaccgttgctaaggccgttgcttaAAGGGGgtactcagtcatgtttcaagcaaagaccagcagagagtcaagttctctgacacgTAATTTTGCTCCAGGCATATTGTAAATCACGCATAACTGTGAAANNNNNNNNNNNNNNNNNNNNNNNNNNNNNNNNNNNNNNNNNNNNNNNNNNNNNNNNNNNNNNNNNNNNNNNNNNNNNNNNNNNNNNNNNNNNNNNNNNNNNNNNNNNNNNNNNNNNNNNNNNNNNNNNNNNNNNNNNNNNNNNNNNNNNNNNNNNNNNNNNNNNNNNNNNNNNNNNNNNNNNNNNNNNNNNNNNNNNNNNNNNNNNNNNNNNNNNNNNNNNNNNNNNNNNNNNNNNNNNNNNNNNNCGTCATGGATATTGAAAATTTatatctagaaacaagaccataCAAAAGGTCGAGAACAAGGCTATTCTGGGATGAATGcaattttttgtacttttctggATCAGGTTCTCTGACACATAAATTTGTTCATGTCATCCTGATAGAAACATGAGTATCTTGTTGACTTTTGTATAGATCCGGTGCCTTCAAAAAATGGAATTGCACAGGaaaaccaaggacgttctatcatgatagaacgtccttgggAAAACCAAGCAAACTATGCTAAGGTCGGAAGGTTGGGGTCTGTCAAATTGGGTcattctttgtatgtgtgataacAGTTAGGTATGTAAAACTTTGAATAGCCATATGATtcaaattactgaaattgcgatggctacCCTCATAGATTTGATGAAGATACTCTGATGAAGATACGAAATTGTAAGGTTAAACATTGTATTTACACATAGGAAATGGGTTCTCCGGACCAAAAAGTGAGGATGAAGCATTGAATTTAAGAGGATTTACTAGGGGATTACTTGAACCACTAAAAGTAGACTTTTAATCTCTTGAAAGTTTAGTCATTTCTAAGGCGCATTACCTCCCAAAATTGCTCCTCAGCACATTGGAGGTAATTAATAATGCACCAGGTGGATGGTGTTAAGATTTGTTAATGTTGCTAGAGAGAAGATGTTTTACTTTTGAACAGTTGTCTTTGGCAGCTAGGTAAGCAATTGGCTTCGTAGTTATGGAATGAGGTATGAAATTCTTCTCATTAAAATACAAAGAGCAGATGACTTTTTTCGAACTGACACGTCGCTGCAATGCTTTTTAAATCACAAGGGAGACGATGGCAAGTATGATTTGAATtgttttgtccacattttcAATTGGGTTGGTCAGCTATCTGTGCCATTCTCCAAATTGTGCTTTAGTAATTTAGACCATCAAGTTCGGGAATCATTCACTACCAAAAATTATTTGAATTATTGAATTGAATTGGGACAGTAGTTACTGTGCTGATTTTGTCTCTGCCAGCAATTTGACTTCACAGACCCTTGGGCAGGTAAGGACAGTTGGGACCATATTGTAGCATCAATGAAGTGTTCGCTTGTCGTCTGGCTAATACTGTAACAGGGAAACAGCAAGGACAGAAGGTGAAGAGAGACAATTGATTTTCATGAATTAGCAGGAAAGACGCCTAGGTAAAAATGTTCTCCTATCtaataaatgttacaaaataacgTCATCACTAAAGTTGTGCAAAATTTATAGCTTGCACTATTCGGCTAGGATTTAGCGAGTGTGAAAGACACAGACGAACAACCTGGCCCTGCTGGTCACCACAGACAGCACACAGCCAGGCCAACATAACCCTCATACTGAACACCAGACACACAAGGCCAGGTTCGTTAACAAACTCAATCTATAGGAAATAACTGGTCCNNNNNNNNNNNNNNNNNNNNNNNNNNNNNNNNNNNNNNNNNNNNNNNNNNNNNNNNNNNNNNNNNNNNNNNNNNNNNNNNNNNNNNNNNNNNNNNNNNNNGTTgctagactcccttgcagtcttcggacggggctgggtttttggggggtgggggcgttggttcgcgattttcaacgttggccaTGGTCTCTTGTGTCGGGAAAGGGAGTTaatcgaggaagggagtttgctgtggaagggacgGGGGaaaactcccccccccccaaaaaaaaacagccccgtccGAAGACTTCAAGGGAGTCTATATAGTTGCTAAGTCTCCTTGTTCACCCACGGAAATATTTACCTGTGTATCGGAGTTACAGTCCACAAAATGTAGATTCCCTCACTTGAGACACATGATAAGCACTACTGgcaaatttatattcctcatTCGTCCTAcgttttcaccattaccaagaagctaAACAAGCGAACTTCTATTTTAGACTAGCTCTATGATATCAATATGTATGTTCTGTCcctgttgtgacctgtacttagctcggttgggcaaaaatttacAACAAAGGTCTTCATCCATTGGTCAAAAACAAGATTTGTCTAAATCCACGCGTACACTCACCTGTTATATTGATTGTCACCCCGAATGGAGAAGAAGTTGGTGGGTGCGGTCTTGAGGTCGGTCCAAGGCGAGGAGAGGAGGCGGTCCTTGGTGAACCAGTTGTCCATGTCACAGCCGTGGGCGTTAAAGATAATGTCACGGGTATGCTGGTGCTGCACCACCAGAGTCACCTTTACCTGGAACGGTATAaaagttaggccatgttgatttgattatatggatgacatcctctgggaactccaaaactgatgcgagcgagcgaataaaaaaaaagtttggccaaaaaaaaaaagttgccttcagtatgaaatcaaagtggccaggaaggtttaacataggactaaacacacatagtatggtatccCAGCAGTTAAGTGTAGGGTACATCAGTACATCATACNNNNNNNNNNNNNNNNNNNNNNNNNNNNNNNNNNNNNNNNNNNNNNNNNNNNNNNNNNNNNNNNNNNNNNNNNNNNNNNNNNNNNNNNNNNNNNNNNNNNNNNNNNNNNNNNNNNNNNNNNNNNNNNNNNNNNNNNNNNNNNNNNNNNNNNNNNNNNNNNNNNNNNNNNNNNNNNNNNNNNNNNNNNNNNNNNNNNNNNNNNNNNNNNNNNNNNTACAGAGAAAGTGGAGCCTTtatacatggagatgggattgccagtcaaaggtacagagacagttagcctttattacatggagatgggattgttaagatgccagtgggagtccaataatccaccaaacagattcctttgtagcaaaattgaccaattaccattgttttgagtattgcaagttctcaagtttccaggttcaggtccagacctggaaatTATCCTCTgaatctgaattttctgtactggtacctcccccaaccaacaatagatttttttctttctgtcctttcacatcttattctttgactttagatttattttggcattctatggcatctgttttttttcaatctacggaatatttgtgctcattttacagctgctttgcacaagttattgtgtggtcgaaaacttttttttgttttggaaaaggccgaaaattggtgcgagcgcggatgtcatccatataatcaaatcaacatggccttattctGATATTTTTGTCAGGAGGGTACGGGCCAGAGCCTGGGCTAATACCTTCGACGTCGTATAACtaccgaacgacgtgtgctaagGCTACCAAACTTGATGACTTTTTCTTAAGTATTGTTGCCAAGTATtgattttttgtgttgccatggcaacgagtttctgacagccattttttaacaaatgtaCTGAAATCACGAAGGGGAGGGGATCAAAAGAGACCCCCCTGACCCCaggaatcccccccccccccccaagaaaaaaCACGGTCTGGATAGAGTTAAGAGTGGTTACCTTGGTGACGTGGAGTGACGACCACCGATCGAGGTCCGGGCTGCGGTAGTGGCTGTGTCCGGTCAGGCTCGGGTGTACCTGGTCACCGTGACCACCTCGGGATTTCCAGATGCCGTAGCTGCTCCCTGGCGCCCCCGCAACGATCTTGAAGACCATTCTCCAGGAACAACTCCCTGTAACAACAGAGAAATGACATGCATTCTGTCGCGTACAATCGGCGTTGGAGAGTGTTGAAGAGGGGTAAGGTGCACACCACTTTCTGTGATATCATACCAGGGACGTCTTTGATCATACGTACCCTTTACCCGATGTTGCAATtatcactactctccaagcagaggctatcTAGGCTCCGTCAGTGGtttttttgcgtttttttttttgcgttttaatctggctttctattttctactgtTTTATTGATGTCTCTATGCCGAgagacatcaacaaaaaggtaataaaatagaaagcatgattaaaaaaagtttaaaaaacagccagagcctaacctctagctctgcttggagagtaactaatTTTGGCTGTATATTCATTTATCATTGGAGACTATGAGACTTTATTTTGCCATTAAGATTTTTCCGATGTTGTCACTGCACTTTaatcagttactgtaaatgcatttaagttcgcggggatttaatttcgcggtagcgggaaaaaggacttttcgcggtggatttaagttcgcggtaacaccatagactgaggtctaataccatgatagaaaaatgttcgcggtggttttaagttcgcggtgaagtggtcaccgcgaaaaccgggaacattaatccaccgcgaacatttctccatttacagtatgcccTAATTAGCTATAATTTGTATTACAATCTATTTACTGTGTACTACCTCTGTCTCAGTTGCTTGCGGCTGTTCGTTGTCATGTAAACGTCGTTTACTAGGTAGGGTAATTAGGTGGTTACAGCAAATGACCAGGCCACACACCATATACATATCGAGGCGGATCATTGACCCTTCATAGGTTTGACTGACATGCAGATACATACAACCGAGAACCCAACTAGCCGCAAGCTAAACTTGGGAGGCAATACATTCGGTACTATCGGCGTTCAGATCGCTTTTTATTAGTGACGTCTCGCTGCGCATCCGGAGAGTTTAAGGGCTCTTTGTTCCACCAGGTGCAAAGCCGATGGCATAATTGCTCAAATTCCTCGCCTTTGTTAAAGACTAAGCTCCATCTTGCCCTCTAGCCTCCTGGAATCGATATCTGACGTTTCCCATGCTGAGAACAATGCTGCCTTTTTGACAGACCATTGCCAATGGCAAGATATGCGGACCGTGTCAAAACAACCTCATTAAGTCAACCTTTCATGAATGCATCGTATCGAAAGTTAGACATCCGTTAAGCTGGCTCCGGGCGAAATGATTAGTATGGTCATtttgtgtttagtcattttAGATCAAGTGATGAGTTCCTACGTTTAACGACCATGTCAGATATCTCTagacttaaggtgcactctaaCTGCACTTGCGCCAAgcttgcggcactgcggggttcgggttttttttgtgtattttgtcgtcttccaagtcatacttttacgtagcACGCAATATCTAAAAGATAAAACATTGGAGAAAATGACGAAACAATGACGCAGTGAactaaccccgcagtgacgcaagcttgacgcaagtgcagtgagagtgcaccttaagctCCAGTGCCTTGCCCTCCAGTCTCTTGGAATTAATGTCGGAAAATTTTCCAATGCTGAGAACAATGACGACCTTTTGACAGACCATTGCCAATGGCAAGATATGCAGACCACGTCAAAACAGCCTCATTAAGTCAACCTTTCAGGAATTTTACTACGCTGGCTGCGGGCGAAAGGGTGTTGTTATTTTGTGCTTAGTCATTTTGTGCTTAGGCtatattgattttattatacaggcaacatcctctgggaatcaccaaaactgatgcgagcgtgcgaataaaacaATTTTTCCCAACGTTTTCTGACAGAATCCACTGAGATCCCGGCAAAAACAACGCGATCTTTCACCCTGACATGTGATTACAGTGACCAAACCAGTGTTGTAAAAATGACGTTATTGTCTGAACGTAGACATAGGCAGAAACAAAGAAACGCCTGCAAGACCTGTGATTGTCAACTTTCGGTGTTAAAAAAACGTTGTCATCAGACTACTGACTATAGACCgcctttatacccccctcacattaggcgcgattcggtCGGACGACgggtctgcgagctctaaaNNNNNNNNNNNNNNNNNNNNNNNNNNNNNNNNNNNNNNNNNNNNNNNNNNNNNNNNNNNNNNNNNNNNNNNNNNNNNNNNNNNNNNNNNNNNNNNNNNNNNNNNNNNNNNNNNNNNNNNNNNNNNNNNNNNNNNNNNNNNNNNNNNNNNNNNNNNNNNNNNNNNNNNNNNNNNNNNNNNNNNNNNNNNNNNNNNNNNNNNNNNNNNNNNNNNNNNNNNNNNNNNNNNNNNNNNNNNNNNNNNNNNNNNNNNNNNNNNNNNNNNNNNNNNNNNNNNNNNNNNNNNNNNNNNNNNNNNNNNNNNNNNNNNNNNNNNNNNNNNNNNNNNNNNNNNNNNNNNNNNNNNNNNNNNNNNNNNNNNNNNNNNNNNNNNNNNNNNNNNNNNNNNNNNNNNNNNNNNNNNNNNNNNNNNNNNNNNNNNNNNNNNNNNNNNNNNNNNNNNNNNNNNNNNNNNNNNNNNNNNNNNNNNNNNNNNNNNNNNNNNNNNNNNNNNNNNNNNNNNNNNNNNNNNNNNNNNNNNNNNNNNNNNNNNNNNNNNNNNNNNNNNNNNNNNNNNNNNNNNNNNNNNNNNNNNNNNNNNNATCTCAGCACGTGTGAGTACATCTACATTGGTGACATAGTCACTCCACTTGACATGAAGGATTATACCCAAGCAACGTATTGAAATGTGTTGAGTTTCCTTTCCTGACTTGTGTAAAGGTCAGGTTTCGCTGCCATGAAGCAGAACACACGCCCTATAAATAGCAATCTTTGTGCGAATTGTGTAAGCTTCTGGTTTCCCCAGACTCTCTTTTGTTGTCTGGCAAAAGTAGTTGCTGCTCGTTCTATTGTACAAGTCGTCCTATTCTACAAGGCTACCAGTACAGCATGCTCTTACTCACCACCTGGATACGGTGCGGGCCCGGGTATGCCCCCGTGGCCCCCGTGACTCAGCTGGCTTAGCTGGTACTGAAGAGTGGCCACTTGCGCCTTCAGAGCCTGGACTTCGGCTTCACACGTCAGGTGGCCATGGTCGTGGTCGTGGTAGTGGTCGTTACCCGCAGGTTTCCACTCGGACCATACTGCTGCTGCAGGGTGGTGGCCCCAAACGGCGCAGAGGAGAGCAGCGATTCCCAGGATCACGCGTGCCATGTTGCCTGTAAAGAGccacaacacacaaaaaagaactgtaaatgcatttaatttcgcggggatttgatttggtggtagcgggaaaagggacttttcgcggtgattttaagttcactgtagcaccatacactgtagtctgttactgccatggaaaaatgttcgctgtggttttaagttcgcggtgaagtggccgccgcgaaaaccgcgaaagtctctgcatttacagtattcggtCACAACTGCGCTTAACAGTCACAAATGCAACTACAACCATAAAATAGAAGTCTTTTTAGGAACGCTACTTATCAAAATCTTTcggttcagaaaaaaatacatttgggGGCGTGGCGTGACGTCAGTGTACTTGCCTCAGAACAAAATAGGTCCCCGCTTTTCGAATCCTGTCATTTCACAAATTTCGTGCCTTTTCACGACTTCACTCGCTTCACTCGGATAagaatgagtacctaacttcggCAGTATCTAGAAGTTAGTAGTCAGTTAGGCTTGCCTAAGCTTGGTGTTTCTGACATAGGGAGAAACAAATGCTGCCACGCAGGGTGCACTGTGTGAGTGTTAGTTCAGTGCCCAGAGGTTGTCAATGTGGCCCTGCACTGGACAAGCTCGTTAAAAAGCAACCACAAAGTTATTAGGCTCCCATTAGTCTAAGCACAGCCGCATTATGTGTGGGCAGTTCACTTTGTTAACACAATATGCGATTTATCCATTAATGCTAACTTTTCACAAAGAAATCGTGTCTGAACAAANNNNNNNNNNNNNNNNNNNNN
This genomic window contains:
- the LOC118415740 gene encoding uncharacterized protein LOC118415740; protein product: MARVILGIAALLCAVWGHHPAAAVWSEWKPAGNDHYHDHDHGHLTCEAEVQALKAQVATLQYQLSQLSHGGHGGIPGPAPYPGGSCSWRMVFKIVAGAPGSSYGIWKSRGGHGDQVHPSLTGHSHYRSPDLDRWSSLHVTKVKVTLVVQHQHTRDIIFNAHGCDMDNWFTKDRLLSSPWTDLKTAPTNFFSIRGDNQYNRRFFIHRSYGGCANDRGWLIVLDPGAECPWEKRVKSRGNNQILFSRKADSVQYERDWGNVGQADALAIYIQSCSGY